The genomic DNA GCTGGGGGTGGCGGTGCTTTTTGAGGAGCTGGTGGCGGCGCGGCCAGCGGAGGCGGCACAGGCGGTCCCGGCCCTTATCCCCCTCCTCGCCGAGGAGGATCCTTTTCTCCGAGGTGAGGCCGCAACCGTCCTGGGCATCATCGGTGGCCCGTTGGCTCTGGCCGCCGTGGCCCGCCTGACCGCTGACCCCGATCCCCAGGTCGCCCTGATCGCCCAGGAGCTGGCAGGGGAGGCGAGCACGCCATGAAGCCTGCTTCTTCCCCCGGCGCGTCCGGCGGGCCGATCCCCCAACCCCGGCTGTCGGTGGTCATGCCGGTGTACAACGAGATCCGGACCATCGACGCGGTGCTGGCGGCAGTCCATGCCGCACCGGTTCCCGTCCATGAGATCATCGTGGTGGACGACTGCTCCACCGACGGCACCCGGCAGCATCTGCAGACCATCGTCGACTCGCGGCTGCGGGTGATCTTCCATCCGGTCAACCGCGGCAAAGGCGCCGCCTTGCGCACCGGCTTCGAACGGGTGACCGGGGACGTGGTGGTGGTCCAGGACGCCGACCTGGAGTACGACCCCCAGGAGTATCCCAAGATGCTGGCTCCCATCGCCGAGGGCCGGGCGGATGTGGTCTACGGCTCCCGGTTCATGGGCGGCGCACCGCACCGGGTGGTCTACTTCTGGCACATGGTGGGCAACCGTTTTCTGACCATCCTGTCCAACATGTTCACCAACATCAATCTCACCGACATGGAAACCTGCTACAAGATGTTCCGGCGGGAGGTCCTGGAATCCCTCACCCTGGAGGAGGAGCGCTTCGGCATCGAGCCGGAGATCACCGCCAAGGTGGCCGGAAAGCGCTGGCGGATCTACGAGGTGGGGATCGCCTACCACGGCCGGACCTACCGGGAGGGCAAGAAGATCGGCTGGCGGGACGGCGTCCGGGCCATCTATGTCATCCTCAAGTACAACCTGTTCTGCCGCCGGTGAGCGCTGTGGCCATGACCAGTGCATGCGCCGCCGCCGGCGCGGCAAGCCCCTTCATCCTGGCCGTCTTCGAAGAGAATGGCTCCGGCCAGCGCAAGATCGAGGGCATCCGCCGTTTCGGCCGCAATCTCGCCATCGGTCACGTTTTTTCCGTCAGCGGCCCGCTGCCGTCCTTCATCGACGACCCCGCCGCCTTCCTGCCCGAGGACTGGCAGGCCGACCTCGTTCTCGATTTCCTGCGCCATCCCGACCTGTCCGAGCACCTGTCCGCCCTCGGCCAGAAACGCCGCATCCCGGTGGTCGCCTCCGGCAAGCGGACCGCCGGTGCCATCACCCCCTTCACCTGATGCGGCCTCGGCCGCCTCCCGGGCCTGGGGGCCTATGGTGAGCAGTTCGGGCTGCCCGAGCTGGCGGTGGCTCTGGAAGGCGAGCGGGTGGCGAACCTCACCGTCCTCCGGGGCGCCCCCTGCGGCGCGACCTGGCTGGTGCTGCCCCGCCTCATCGGCCGCCCCCACGCCGAAGTCCAGACCGCCATCGGCCGGGAGGTCCAGTACCGGTGTCACGCCGATCCCAGCCGCTTCGATCCCATCTCCGGCAAGAGCCCCCTGCACTACGCCGGCGACGTCCATGCCGCCGCCTTCCGCCAGGCCCTGCGGCGCGCCCTGGCCGAGGACGACGCCCATTCACCGGGGCAGGGACCGGGATGATTATTCCCTCCGCCGCCGTTTCCTCGCCCGTCTCGTCCAACCCACGGGAATTCCGGGCCGTTTTCGTTGACAGGCCTCTGATGGCCTGATTAGCATGGTTCCGGCACTGCACTGATGCACTCCTGCTGGGCTTGTCGATGACGAGAAACGGACCATGATGGAAGAGTCCACCACGCTTGAGCCTGGCCAGGTGCTGACCGGGCCCCTGTTCAACGAATCCATGCGGGTCGAAACCGTGCAACCGAACGGCCCGGCGAGTTGGATCGTCGGCCTGGTGGGAGTGGAGTCCGAGCGCTTCCGCAAGGTCACCCTGACCAGCGCTGATCTCGAGCGACTGACCATTGTTCTTGCCGGCCCTTCCTTCGATGGCGACGGCCGCCTCCTCCGCCTTGGCCTCCAGGCGTATGCCCTCGGCATCGCCTACGAGTTCGACCCGTATTTCGGACTCTCCATCTCCCGCGTTGATCCGCTGCCCCACCAGCTCGAGGCTGTGTACGACTACATGCAGGTGCGCCAGGAAATCCAGGAATTGCGGCGCCTCGCCGGTCAGGCCCGGGTGGTCGAGGAGTCGGGTGTTGAGGCCAAACTGTCCCAACTCAAGGCTCTTCTCCAGAAGGAAGGCTTCTTCGACCACCCCCAGCAACGCTTGCTTCTCTTCACCGAGTTCAAGGACACCCTTGAGTACCTCGTTGCTCGCCTGAAGCTGTGGGGGTTCCGCGTCGGCTTCATCCATGGCGGCATGAAGTCCGGCTCCCGGGACGAGCCCGGCACCCGCCTCCACGCCGAGCAGCAGTTCAAGGAGGGGGCCATCCAGGTGCTGGTGGCCACCGAGGCCGCGGGCGAGGGCATCAACCTCCAGATCTGTCACGTCCTTTTCAACTACGACATCCCGTGGAATCCCAACCGCCTGGAACAGCGGATGGGCCGCATCCACCGCTACGGCCAGCGCAAGGACTGCCTGATCTTCAACTTCGTGGCCAGCAACACCATCGAGGGCAAGGTTCTCCAGCGGCTGCTGGAGAAGCTCCAGGAGATCCGCGACGCCCTGGAAGACGACGCGATCGAGGTGCCATTCGTTCGATCCCCGGTAGGCACCACCGAGGGCAAGTATCTGCGGCGGGCCATCATCGGCGATGGCAGGCCGGCCTGTTTGCCCATGCACTTCCACGAGATGCAGAGCTTGCAGGCCGATCGTGGGCTGCTCGACTACACGGCGCTGATCCTTCCGGAAGCCCGCTGGGAGGATCTGGACCCCCTCGAATTCGAGCGCTTCCGCCGCTTCGTCCGCGAGGGTCAGGGCCGGGGTGACAACTCCCTGGTGGATCTTGGCGACCTTGAGCTCGCCAAGGCGTTGGGGGCGGTGCAGGCGAATCATTCCGTCTCGGCGGTCCGGGTCCTGGCGCTGCTCCTGTTCGGCCGGGAGGATTCCCTGCGGCGCTTCCTGCCGGCCCATGAGGTCGCCTTCCAGGTGCTTTTGGAGCAGCGGGTGGAGGTGAACGACTTCTTCCGTTGGCCGCTCTTGCGGGTGGTGGACGAGTTGTTGGCCCGTTTCCGGGCGCGTAACCGGGAAGAAGAGATCCTGGTCGGTATGCTGCGCGTCGGCGTGCCGGACCACCCACCAGGCGCGTTCCGGGAGGGCGTCGCCAATGCCTTGATCCACCGGGACTACACCCGGCTGGGCGCGGTGCATGTGCAGTGGCACAACGACCGGATCGAGATCGCCAGTCCCGGCGGCTTTCCCGCCGGCGTTCGCCTCGACAACCTGCTGGTCACCCAGCCCAGGCCGCGCAACCCGTTGCTGGCAGACGCTTTCAAGCGCGCCGGCATCGTCGAGCGCACGGCCCGGGGCATCGACACCATCTTCTACGAAGAGCTTCGGAATGGCCGACCCGCGCCGGACTATAGTCGTGGCAACGAAAGCGGTGTCGTGCTCGTGCTTCCCGGCGGCAAGGCGAACCTGGCCTTCGTCCGACTGGTGGCCGAGGAAGGTCTGGCCGAGCGGCCGCTCGGCCTCGACAGTCTGCTGCTCCTGCATCACCTGTGGCTCGACCAGCGCACGACAATTGCCGACGCCGCGGCTGTGATCCAGAAAGGCGAGGCGGAGGCGCAGGCCCGGCTCCAACAGCTGGTGGAGAGGGGCCTGGTCGAAGCGCGAGGTGATCGTACGGGACGGACGTGGCACCTGTCGGCCGCGACTTGGCGCCGGCTCGGCGAGCAGCCGGCCTCTGTCCACGGGCCTGGCCTGGCACAAGATCTCACGGCGCAGATAGTGCTCCAGCATGTCACGAGACATGGGCGGATTACCTGGCGCGAAACAGCGGAACTGTGTCAGCTGTCTCCGGATCAGGCCAAGCGACTCCTGACCCGCCTGGTGGAGAGGGGTGTGCTTCTGGCACGAGGAAAATTGAAGGGTGGGTTTTATGTCTTGGCGTCCCAAAATATGGGCGCGCCCATAACGGATATGGGCGCGCCCAAAAAAACGCCATAACCGCCGCCCCCCCCAAACGGAGTTATCCAATCCACAGCGACTGCTCGGCGGACGCACAAGAAGAAGCCGGTGCAGGTGGGCAGGGACGCGCCACCATACGGGGACAGGGAATGAAGATCCGGAAGATCTCTCTCAAAAACTGGAAGAACTTCGCCCAGGCGGACGCTACGATCCACGACCGTCTGTTCCTGGTCGGGCCCAATGCCTCCGGCAAGTCGAACTTCCTTGATGCCTTCCGGTTCCTCAGGGATCTCGCGTCCACCGGCGGCGGGTTCCAGGAGGCGGTCAAACGGCGCGCGGGCATTTCCGCAATCCGGTGCCTGGCGGCAAGACGGTATCCCGACGTGGAAATCGTCGTCACTCTGGGAACTGAGGACGACGCGGCAACGTGGGACTACGAGCTGGCCTTCCATCAGGACAATCAGCGGCGGCCGCTGGTGCGCAAGGAGAAGGTGCGCCGCAACCAGGAGATGCTCCTCGATCGTCCGGGAGAACCGGACAGGGCTGATCCGGAGCAGTTGACCCAGACGCATCTGGAACAGGTGAACGCCAACAAGGAGTTCCGCGAGCTGGCGACCTTCTTCGGCTCCATCCGCTACCTGCACATCGTGCCCCAGCTGGTCCGCGAACCGGACCGCTCCCTGGGGCGAACCAACGATCCTTTTGGCGGCGACTTCCTGGAACAAGTGGCGAAGACGCCGGCGAAGACGCAAGATGCGCGCCTCAGACGGATACAGGAAGCCCTGCGGGTGGCGGTGCCGCAGCTTGAGGCGATCGATCTCTGGCGGGATGGTCGTGGCGTGCCGCACCTGCGCGGCAAGTATCAGCACTGGCGGCCCCAGGGCGCCTGGCAGACCGAGGAGCAGTTCTCCGATGGCACGCTCCGCCTGCTGGGGCTGCTCTGGGCGGCGCTGGACAAGG from Thermodesulfobacteriota bacterium includes the following:
- a CDS encoding helicase-related protein, translating into MEESTTLEPGQVLTGPLFNESMRVETVQPNGPASWIVGLVGVESERFRKVTLTSADLERLTIVLAGPSFDGDGRLLRLGLQAYALGIAYEFDPYFGLSISRVDPLPHQLEAVYDYMQVRQEIQELRRLAGQARVVEESGVEAKLSQLKALLQKEGFFDHPQQRLLLFTEFKDTLEYLVARLKLWGFRVGFIHGGMKSGSRDEPGTRLHAEQQFKEGAIQVLVATEAAGEGINLQICHVLFNYDIPWNPNRLEQRMGRIHRYGQRKDCLIFNFVASNTIEGKVLQRLLEKLQEIRDALEDDAIEVPFVRSPVGTTEGKYLRRAIIGDGRPACLPMHFHEMQSLQADRGLLDYTALILPEARWEDLDPLEFERFRRFVREGQGRGDNSLVDLGDLELAKALGAVQANHSVSAVRVLALLLFGREDSLRRFLPAHEVAFQVLLEQRVEVNDFFRWPLLRVVDELLARFRARNREEEILVGMLRVGVPDHPPGAFREGVANALIHRDYTRLGAVHVQWHNDRIEIASPGGFPAGVRLDNLLVTQPRPRNPLLADAFKRAGIVERTARGIDTIFYEELRNGRPAPDYSRGNESGVVLVLPGGKANLAFVRLVAEEGLAERPLGLDSLLLLHHLWLDQRTTIADAAAVIQKGEAEAQARLQQLVERGLVEARGDRTGRTWHLSAATWRRLGEQPASVHGPGLAQDLTAQIVLQHVTRHGRITWRETAELCQLSPDQAKRLLTRLVERGVLLARGKLKGGFYVLASQNMGAPITDMGAPKKTP
- the dfsP gene encoding DUF166 family (seleno)protein DfsP, yielding MTSACAAAGAASPFILAVFEENGSGQRKIEGIRRFGRNLAIGHVFSVSGPLPSFIDDPAAFLPEDWQADLVLDFLRHPDLSEHLSALGQKRRIPVVASGKRTAGAITPFTUCGLGRLPGLGAYGEQFGLPELAVALEGERVANLTVLRGAPCGATWLVLPRLIGRPHAEVQTAIGREVQYRCHADPSRFDPISGKSPLHYAGDVHAAAFRQALRRALAEDDAHSPGQGPG
- a CDS encoding glycosyltransferase family 2 protein, with translation MKPASSPGASGGPIPQPRLSVVMPVYNEIRTIDAVLAAVHAAPVPVHEIIVVDDCSTDGTRQHLQTIVDSRLRVIFHPVNRGKGAALRTGFERVTGDVVVVQDADLEYDPQEYPKMLAPIAEGRADVVYGSRFMGGAPHRVVYFWHMVGNRFLTILSNMFTNINLTDMETCYKMFRREVLESLTLEEERFGIEPEITAKVAGKRWRIYEVGIAYHGRTYREGKKIGWRDGVRAIYVILKYNLFCRR
- a CDS encoding AAA family ATPase encodes the protein MKIRKISLKNWKNFAQADATIHDRLFLVGPNASGKSNFLDAFRFLRDLASTGGGFQEAVKRRAGISAIRCLAARRYPDVEIVVTLGTEDDAATWDYELAFHQDNQRRPLVRKEKVRRNQEMLLDRPGEPDRADPEQLTQTHLEQVNANKEFRELATFFGSIRYLHIVPQLVREPDRSLGRTNDPFGGDFLEQVAKTPAKTQDARLRRIQEALRVAVPQLEAIDLWRDGRGVPHLRGKYQHWRPQGAWQTEEQFSDGTLRLLGLLWAALDKEGPLLLEEPELSLHPEIVRLLPQILARVQRRTGRQVFLSTHSPDLLRDEGIGLDEVLLLAPTREGTQVSAAGSHREIGHLLEGGLSLADAVIPHTRPQQAAQLTLFGER
- a CDS encoding HEAT repeat domain-containing protein, translating into MTDAISQAELVRVIADVLEMGHVENVVAMFKEDPALHLLVGDLIRDQRYMVRLGVAVLFEELVAARPAEAAQAVPALIPLLAEEDPFLRGEAATVLGIIGGPLALAAVARLTADPDPQVALIAQELAGEASTP